A window of Gallaecimonas kandeliae genomic DNA:
CGTTCCGTACCGACGACGGTTTCGGCTTTGCCGACTCTTCGGTGATCATCGCCTACCTGGAGAAGACGAACAGCAACAACAGCCTCTATCCGGCGGCGGCCAACGACTATGCCTGGGCCCTCTGGCTGGAAGAATACGGCGACACCAGGATGATGGAGGCCACCGGCGGGCTCTACTTCCAGAAGGTCATAGGCCCGGCCTACTTCGGCCATACGACGGATCCGGAGCGGGTCAGGGAGCTGAGCGAAAAGCTGGTGCCGGCGGTGCTGGACTACATGGAGTCCCAACTCAGGCAAGGGGCCTGGCTGGTGGGGGACGAACTCAGCGTGGCCGATCTGGCCCTGGCCTCCAACCTGGCCAACCTCCACTACTGCGACTACGACATCAGCCCGGCCCGCTGGCCCAAGCTGGCGGACTTCAAGGCCCGCCTCTGGGCCCTGCCCTTGATGCAGGCGCAGATGGAGCTGGAGGCCCAGGCCTTCGCCATGGCCTGATCAGCCGGTGTTGATGCGGGTGTCGAACTTCTCCCTTTTCAAGGAGATCAGGGTGCGGAACTTCTTGAGGTTGGCCTCGGCGTACAGCACCCTGTCGCAGAAGGCCTCGTAGGAAGGCATGTCCGGCACCATGCAGATCAGCACGAAATCCACCTCCCCCGTGACCTGGTAGCATTGCTTGACCTCGGGGGAGGCCAGGGCCCGCTGCAAGAAGCGCTGGTTCATGGCCTTGTTGTCCCGCTCCATCTCCACCTCCACCACCATGTGCAGGTAGGGCCCGAACTTCTCCGGCACCAACAGTGCCACCTCTTTCTGGATATAGCCCTGAGCCTTAAGGCGTTTCACCCGCTTCAGGCAGGCCGGCGGCGACAGCCCCACCTGCTGGGCCAGTTGCAGGTTGGTCTGGCTGCAGTCGCTTTGCAGGCTGCTGAGGATGGCTTTGTCGATACGGTCCAATGGCATAGGAGTGGGTTAATAAAGTTTCTTTTTTGTCTTTATAAAAGAATTTAAGAAAAAGGGAAGGGCGTTTTTGACGACATATTTTTCGGCCTCCTTCCTAGAATAGCGATCTCTCCCAGGCCCCTGGCTGCCACTAGGAAGATCCCATGCCCCTGCTCAAGTCCGTGTTCTCAGAAGCCTTCGCCATAGGGCGCCGTGCCGCCAGCCTCTACCTGATGCTGCTGAAGATCATGGTGCCGGCCCTGGTGATCATCAAGGCCCTGGATCTGCTGGGATGCACCCAGTGGCTGGCCTGGCTACTGTCGCCGCTGATGCAGCTGATGGGCCTGCCCGACAGCCTGGGTGTGGTCTGGGCCACTGTCATGCTCACCAACATCTACACCGCCATGGTGGTGTTCTTCCAAGTGGCGGGCAGCGAGCCTTTGACCACGGCCCAACTCACAGTGCTGGGCAGCCTGATGCTGCTGGCCCACTTCCTGCCGGTGGAAGGGGCCGTGGCCAGGCGCGCCGGCGTGCCCTGGCACCTGACCCTGATGCTGCGCATCGGCGGCGCCCTGTTGCTCGGCAGCCTGCTCAACGCCCTTTATTCCGCCACCGGTTGGCTGCAGGAGCCGGGCACCGTGCTTTGGCCCTTCCGGGACGGCGGCGAGGCGGGCCTGGTGGCCTGGGGGCTGGGTCAGCTCAAAACCCTGCTGTGGATATTGCCCACCATAGCGGCGCTGCTGACCCTGCTTCGGCTGCTTCATCTCTTGGGCATAGAGAAGGCCATCCATTGGCTGCTGTTCCCGCTGTTGCGGCTGATGGGCATAGGCCGGGCGGCGGCCAATGTCACCATAGTCGGGGTGACCCTGGGGCTGACCTACGGTGCCGGCATGCTGATCGAGGAGGCCCGTTCCGGCAAACTGAGCCGGCGCGACGTCATGCTGACCTTGGCCTTCCTGGGGCTTTGCCACAGCGTCATCGAAGACACCCTGCTGGTGCTGCTGGTGGGGGCCGATCTCAGCGGCATCCTCTGGGCCAGGCTGGCCTTTGCTGTGCTGGTGGTCAGCCTGCTGGCCAGGCTGCCTTGGCCGGGACGGCGCCGGGTGCCCGCATCCGCCGAATTGGACAGTCCCGTTAAGCTTGAAAGCGAAGGGTGATGCTGGTTTTGCCAGGCTGTTAAGCGCGCGCCCCTGGGCTGGCCGGAGCGGCATTTTGTCTCTTTTATTTCAAGAAACGCCCGATGTGGCCGACTCTTGTTGACAGGATCCCTCTTCGATTTGGGCAAAGCACATGAGCCGTTTTTTGGAAAACCTGTCGGTCGCGGCCAAGTTGGGCTGGGGCTTCGGCATAGTGCTGCTGCTGACCATAGTGGTGGCCGGGGCCGGTAGCCGGGGCCTGGGCGCCGTCATGGATCGCAGCGAAAAAGTGGGGATCGGCGGCCAGCTCAACAAGATGTTGATGGACGCCGAACTCAGCCGCCGCGACTTCCTTGTGTCGGGCAGCCAGGAAGACGCCGACCGCCTTGACGGTGCCGTGACGCGTATCAAGCAGGAAGTGGACGCCAAGGCCGGGCTCTTCAGCGTTCCCCAAGACAAGGCCCGCCTGGCCGCCGTCGACAAGCTGGCCGGCCAATACCGCCAGGATTTCGGCCAGCTCAAGCAGCTGTTCAAGGACAAGGCGGCCATCCGCGGCAGTTGGGTCAAGGTGGGCAACACCATGGTCGGCAAGCTCAACGACCTCAATGCCAGTCTCAGCCAGATGGCCGAACTTACCGCCGACGAGGCCCTGGTCCGCAACGCCCTTATCGCCGGCCAGATCAACCAGCAGGTCGCCATGCTGCGCTACCACATGCGCGGCTACATCTTCGACGGCAGCGCCAAGAACCTGGACGCCGCCGTCAGCACCATGGCCGCCATCGAGAAGTCGGCCGCCACCCTCAACATCGGCGGCGGTGATCAGGCCACCCTGGACCAGGCCCTGCAGGCCCTGTCCGGTTATCGCGACCATGTGAAGCGGCTCAACAAGGTGGTGGACCAGATGGCCGAGCTGCACCGGCGCCTTGACGGCGACGCCAAGCAGTTGACCGAGCAGATGGACGAGTTGGTCCAGGGGCAGTCGCAAAAGCGCCTGGCCGACGGCCGGCAGGCCACCTGGCTGCTGTTGGGGGTGAGCCTGGCCGCCTTGCTGCTTGGCGTCTTTGCCGCCTGGAGCATCAGCCGCCAGATAGTGCGGCCGCTGCGCGAGACGGTGAAGGTGGCCCAGACCATAGCGGACGGCAACCTGGCCACCCGTATCCACAGCCAGCGCAAGGACGAACTGGGTGAGCTGATGCTGGCCATGGCCCACATGAACGACACCCTGCGCGAGCTGATGGGTCAGATCGGCGCCAGCGTCTCCCAACTGGCGGCTTCCGCCGGGCAGTTGTCGGCGGTGGCCGAGCAGAACAGCGCCGGCATGCAGCGCCAGCGCAGCGAGACCGATCAAGTGGCGACCGCCATCAACGAAATGACCGCCACAGTCCAGGAAGTGGCCCGCAACGCCGAACTGGCCGCCGTGGCCGCCAGCGAAGCCGACCACACCACCCAGCAGGGCAACCAGGTGGTGGCCAGGGCCGTCCAGCAGATAGAGTTGCTGGCCAGGGAGGTGGGGAGCTCTGCCCAGTCCATGGAGCAGCTCAAGAGCGAGACCGACAGCATCGGCAAGGTGCTGGACGTGATCAAGGCGGTGGCCGAGCAGACCAACCTGCTGGCCCTCAACGCCGCCATAGAGGCGGCCAGGGCCGGCGAGGCCGGGCGTGGCTTCGCGGTGGTGGCCGACGAGGTCCGTGGCCTGGCGGGCCGTACCCAGCAATCCACCCAGGAGATCGAAGCCCTGATCGCCAACCTGCAGCAAGGCAGCCAGTCCTCCTTGCTGATGATGGAGAAGAGCCGTGGCATCTCAGAAGACACTGTGGCCCTGGCCCAGGAGGCCGGCACCATGCTCGGCGAGATCGCCAACGCCGTGTCGCGGATCCAGGACATGAACCACCAGATCGCCACCGCCGCCGAAGAGCAGAGCACGGTGGCCGAGGACATCAACCAAAGCGTGGTGCGGGTACGGGAGATCGCCGAGCAGGCGGCGGCCGCCTCGGAGGAAACGGCCAATGCCACCGAGGGCCTGGCAGGCCTCGGTGGCGAATTGCAGGGCCTGGTGGCCAGGTTCAAGATTTAAAGAGGGCGGCCCGAGGCTGCCTTGTTTATGGCGCCAGCTTGGCCGCCACCTGGCATTTTCCCGCTTGCTTGGCCCTGTACATGGCCTGGTCGGCCAGGTGGTAGAGGTGGGGAAAGGGGGCGTCCCTGCTTGATACCACCCCGAAACTGGCGGTCACCGGGATAGGCTGCCCTGCGTGATTGAGCGGATGCGCCTTCAGCTTGTCCTTGAGCCGCTCCGCCACCCGCCGCCCTTCCTCCAGTCCCAGGCCCGGCAGCAAGATGGCGAATTCCTCGCCGCCCTGGCGGGTAAAGGTGTCCTGGTGGCGCAGCTCCCCTTCCAGCAGCCTGGCCACGTGTTCCAGGGCCAGGTCCCCCAGCTGGTGGCCATGGTTGTCGTTGAGCAGTTTGAAGTCGTCCAGATCGAAGAGGATAAGTGCAAAATCCCCTCCTTGTTGGGCCTGGAAATGCTGGTTGAAGACCCGCCTGTTGGCGAGGCCGGTCAGGGGATCCTGGTCGGCCAGC
This region includes:
- a CDS encoding methyl-accepting chemotaxis protein, with amino-acid sequence MSRFLENLSVAAKLGWGFGIVLLLTIVVAGAGSRGLGAVMDRSEKVGIGGQLNKMLMDAELSRRDFLVSGSQEDADRLDGAVTRIKQEVDAKAGLFSVPQDKARLAAVDKLAGQYRQDFGQLKQLFKDKAAIRGSWVKVGNTMVGKLNDLNASLSQMAELTADEALVRNALIAGQINQQVAMLRYHMRGYIFDGSAKNLDAAVSTMAAIEKSAATLNIGGGDQATLDQALQALSGYRDHVKRLNKVVDQMAELHRRLDGDAKQLTEQMDELVQGQSQKRLADGRQATWLLLGVSLAALLLGVFAAWSISRQIVRPLRETVKVAQTIADGNLATRIHSQRKDELGELMLAMAHMNDTLRELMGQIGASVSQLAASAGQLSAVAEQNSAGMQRQRSETDQVATAINEMTATVQEVARNAELAAVAASEADHTTQQGNQVVARAVQQIELLAREVGSSAQSMEQLKSETDSIGKVLDVIKAVAEQTNLLALNAAIEAARAGEAGRGFAVVADEVRGLAGRTQQSTQEIEALIANLQQGSQSSLLMMEKSRGISEDTVALAQEAGTMLGEIANAVSRIQDMNHQIATAAEEQSTVAEDINQSVVRVREIAEQAAAASEETANATEGLAGLGGELQGLVARFKI
- a CDS encoding Lrp/AsnC family transcriptional regulator gives rise to the protein MPLDRIDKAILSSLQSDCSQTNLQLAQQVGLSPPACLKRVKRLKAQGYIQKEVALLVPEKFGPYLHMVVEVEMERDNKAMNQRFLQRALASPEVKQCYQVTGEVDFVLICMVPDMPSYEAFCDRVLYAEANLKKFRTLISLKREKFDTRINTG
- a CDS encoding glutathione S-transferase family protein is translated as MPILYGVPMSSFVRKAMLALTHKGISYRFQPAIPGSDDADFREASPLGKVPAFRTDDGFGFADSSVIIAYLEKTNSNNSLYPAAANDYAWALWLEEYGDTRMMEATGGLYFQKVIGPAYFGHTTDPERVRELSEKLVPAVLDYMESQLRQGAWLVGDELSVADLALASNLANLHYCDYDISPARWPKLADFKARLWALPLMQAQMELEAQAFAMA